From Pseudanabaena sp. PCC 6802, one genomic window encodes:
- a CDS encoding universal stress protein — protein sequence MFNTILFPVNRSREARQAADVAIEMVKKYQARLVVLSVVEPAEGEDANAASAEATELLNKVKATLQEVGIAAELKLAQGKPAFAICDVADEVGADLIIIGSRGMSLTDEHPEGSVSQKVINLSPCPVLVVP from the coding sequence ATGTTTAATACGATCTTGTTTCCTGTCAATCGAAGTCGCGAAGCCCGTCAAGCCGCTGACGTGGCGATCGAGATGGTAAAAAAATATCAGGCGCGATTGGTTGTCCTGTCTGTAGTTGAACCTGCTGAGGGTGAAGATGCGAACGCAGCATCCGCTGAAGCTACAGAACTATTGAATAAAGTCAAAGCTACCCTGCAAGAAGTAGGGATTGCCGCAGAACTGAAACTTGCGCAGGGTAAGCCTGCGTTTGCCATCTGCGATGTTGCCGATGAAGTTGGAGCAGACCTCATCATCATTGGTTCTCGGGGCATGAGCCTGACAGACGAACACCCCGAGGGCAGCGTTAGCCAGAAGGTAATTAACCTTTCCCCTTGCCCAGTTCTGGTCGTACCCTGA
- a CDS encoding aldehyde dehydrogenase family protein has translation MNTVSPVPEDLTGFVYQSHAASMYLASVKFEQRNQILQEIAEVFKQQRNQVLEANTLDLEASREMAVPDILLEWLKLTPERLQNAIDCIKQLALLPDPLSAGISNPDGFRRVPLGAMAFVYEAFPQLGLVAAGMCLKAGNSLILKGGNESINTNTAIANIIQDVLHSFDLHDATLAIAPKGSAIKDLLTQEKYLRLAIPYGRPSFVQQVCKQSTVAVMPSVMGNCYAYISPTSSLDYAYQIVKSSRSSEPDPVNAIEKVIVHRDWLDRGLVDWIIRLQEQGLAVRGCDTIVAHCRPHIDRLHSEVAAETQWGQAYLDDIIAIRVVDRLAEAIAWINQYSSGHADAILTDSLQESHQFANEANSSTIYINTPNQFKRLGSLDANGNKRVLLGMSSLKTRGSSRHPGAIDLYALTTTKRVITG, from the coding sequence ATGAATACAGTAAGCCCAGTACCTGAAGATTTAACGGGTTTTGTCTATCAATCCCATGCAGCTTCCATGTACCTTGCCTCCGTCAAATTCGAGCAGAGGAATCAAATCCTGCAAGAAATCGCAGAAGTTTTCAAGCAGCAGCGCAATCAGGTATTAGAGGCGAATACGCTCGATCTTGAGGCCAGTCGAGAAATGGCCGTACCTGATATTCTGCTGGAGTGGCTGAAACTAACACCGGAACGCCTCCAAAACGCAATTGACTGTATTAAGCAACTAGCATTATTGCCCGATCCTCTATCTGCAGGTATTTCCAACCCCGATGGCTTCAGGCGCGTGCCGCTAGGCGCAATGGCATTTGTTTATGAGGCATTTCCCCAACTGGGACTGGTGGCAGCCGGTATGTGTTTAAAGGCGGGGAACAGCCTGATCCTCAAGGGGGGAAACGAAAGTATTAACACCAATACCGCGATCGCAAATATCATCCAGGATGTACTGCATAGTTTCGACCTACACGATGCCACGCTGGCGATCGCTCCTAAGGGCAGTGCCATCAAAGATTTACTGACCCAGGAAAAGTATTTACGATTGGCAATTCCCTACGGTCGTCCTAGCTTTGTCCAGCAGGTGTGCAAACAATCAACTGTGGCAGTAATGCCTTCGGTAATGGGTAACTGTTATGCCTATATCTCCCCCACCAGCAGCCTGGATTATGCTTACCAGATCGTCAAATCCAGTCGCAGTAGCGAGCCTGACCCTGTCAATGCCATTGAAAAAGTCATAGTACATCGCGACTGGCTCGATCGCGGTCTGGTGGACTGGATTATTCGCCTGCAAGAACAGGGACTGGCAGTGCGGGGCTGCGACACCATTGTGGCGCACTGTCGCCCGCATATAGATCGCCTGCACAGCGAAGTGGCCGCAGAGACCCAGTGGGGACAAGCTTATCTTGACGACATTATTGCAATTCGGGTAGTGGATCGCCTCGCTGAGGCGATCGCCTGGATAAACCAGTACAGTAGCGGTCATGCCGATGCCATCCTCACGGACTCGCTCCAGGAAAGCCACCAATTTGCCAACGAAGCCAATAGCAGTACCATATACATCAATACCCCAAATCAATTTAAGCGTCTTGGTAGCCTGGATGCCAATGGCAATAA
- a CDS encoding phosphoglycerate kinase encodes MPKQTLANLTSSDLAGKKVLVRVDFNVPQDATGAITDDTRIRAALPTIQHLTNAGAKVILTSHLGRPKGVTESLRLDPIATRLAELLGQPVVKCDDCIGDDVAAKVSNLGNGGVALLENVRFYPEEEKNDPEFARKLALVADMYVNDAFGTAHRAHASTEGVTKYLSPSVAGFLLDKELQYLSGAIDSPKRPLAAIVGGSKVSSKIGVIEALLGKVDKLLLGGGMIFTFYKARGLAVGKSLVEEDKLDLARSLEAMAKERGVQFLLPTDVVVADDFKPDANSQTVSINGIPDGWMGLDIGPDSVKVFQDALADCQTVIWNGPMGVFEFDKFAVGTEAIAHTLAGLTGKGAITIIGGGDSVAAVEKVGVAEQMSHISTGGGASLELLEGKVLPGIAALNDA; translated from the coding sequence GTGCCTAAGCAAACTTTAGCAAATTTAACTTCTTCTGACCTCGCGGGCAAGAAAGTTTTGGTTAGGGTTGACTTTAATGTCCCTCAAGATGCAACGGGTGCAATTACGGATGATACCCGTATTCGGGCAGCACTACCAACCATTCAGCATTTGACTAATGCTGGTGCTAAAGTAATTCTAACTAGTCACTTGGGTAGACCAAAAGGTGTTACCGAGAGCCTCCGACTTGACCCGATCGCTACTCGCTTGGCCGAGTTATTAGGGCAACCTGTGGTCAAGTGCGATGACTGCATTGGCGATGATGTAGCAGCTAAAGTTAGCAACTTGGGTAATGGCGGCGTAGCATTGCTGGAAAACGTCCGCTTCTACCCTGAAGAAGAGAAAAACGACCCAGAATTTGCACGGAAGCTTGCTTTGGTGGCAGATATGTATGTCAATGATGCTTTTGGGACTGCTCACCGCGCCCATGCCTCTACCGAAGGCGTGACGAAGTACCTCAGTCCTTCTGTAGCTGGATTCCTGCTGGACAAAGAATTGCAGTACCTCAGCGGTGCGATTGACTCGCCAAAGCGCCCCTTAGCAGCGATCGTGGGTGGTTCTAAAGTATCGAGCAAAATTGGTGTGATCGAAGCATTGCTCGGCAAGGTCGATAAGTTGCTCCTCGGCGGTGGCATGATCTTCACCTTCTACAAAGCCCGTGGCTTAGCAGTAGGTAAATCTTTGGTTGAGGAAGATAAGTTAGATCTAGCGCGATCGCTAGAAGCAATGGCAAAAGAGCGCGGCGTGCAGTTCCTCTTGCCCACAGATGTGGTTGTCGCCGATGACTTCAAGCCCGATGCTAACTCGCAAACCGTCAGCATCAACGGTATTCCCGATGGCTGGATGGGTCTGGATATCGGCCCTGACTCCGTCAAAGTATTTCAAGATGCTTTAGCGGACTGCCAAACCGTCATTTGGAACGGCCCGATGGGTGTATTTGAGTTTGATAAGTTTGCTGTCGGTACCGAAGCGATCGCCCATACCCTAGCCGGTCTAACTGGCAAAGGTGCGATCACGATCATCGGTGGCGGCGATTCCGTAGCAGCAGTAGAAAAAGTAGGCGTGGCCGAACAGATGAGCCATATCTCTACTGGTGGTGGCGCTAGCCTTGAACTGCTGGAAGGCAAAGTCCTCCCCGGCATTGCGGCATTAAACGATGCCTAG